The following is a genomic window from Bacillus sp. FJAT-52991.
GGGTTATTAGCATTCGCGATGCAAATGGTTCTTGTGCTTGTAACTGGTCATACGTTGGCAAGCAGTCCGGTTTTCAAAAAAGCATTGAGGAATTTAGCTTCGATTCCGAAGTCACCAGGGAAAGCCATCGTTCTTGTTTCCATTATTTCCATTTTAGCGAGCTTGATTAACTGGGGATTTGGTCTTGTGATTGGCGCCTTATTTGCGAAAGAGTTGGCGAAAAAAGTGGATGGGGTTGATTATCGGCTGTTAATTGCCAGTGCTTATGGTGGATTCGTTGTATGGCATGGTGGGTTATCAGGTTCGGTACCACTTACGATTGCGACACCTGGTCATTTTACAGAAAACATCATTGGCGTTGTGCCAACAAGCGAAACGATTTTTTCAACGTATAATTTAGTGATCATTGCCGCTCTTTTTGTGACGATTCCGATCATTAATCGATTGATGATGCCGTCAAAGGATCAAACGGTAAGTATTGACCGTTCCTTGCTTGAGGAAACGGATTCATTGCAAGCGGCAACGATGGAAGCAGCAGAGTTAACACCAGCAGATAAACTTGAAAATAGTCGAGTGATCTCTATCGTAACAGGGATTTTAGGACTTAGTTTTTTGGTCTTATATATTAAAGAAAATGGCTGGAATCTTAATTTAGATATCGTCAATTTTATCTTCTTATTTCTTGGCATTTTACTTCATGGCACACCGAAACGATTTTTAGAAGCAGTCGGAAATGCCGTCAAAGGAGCGAGTGGGATTATTATTCAATTCCCATTTTATGCAGGGTTAATGGGGATCATGGTCTCGACCGGATTAGCGACGGTGTTATCTGAAGCCTTCGTTTCTATTTCAACGGAAAACACGTTCCATGTACTTGTCTTCTGGAGTGCCGGTCTTGTTAACTTTTTTGTTCCTTCCGGCGGAGGACAATGGGCTGTTCAGGCACCAGTTATGCTAGAGGCCGCTCAAAACTTGGACGTATCAATGTCGAAAACGGCTATGGCTGTGGCTTGGGGCGATGCTTGGACGAATCTGATTCAGCCATTTTGGGCATTGCCGGCACTTGCGATTGCTGGATTAAAGGCAAAAGATATTATGGGCTTCTGTCTCATTATTTTATTTGTGAGTGGAGTGGTGATTTCTTTAGGGTTCTTTTTCTTTTAGTTTGCGAAGTGCTTCCTTTCAATGGAGGCACTTTTTTAATGCTCTCACACCTCAACGATATCTTTTACATTTTTCATAAAGAATTGTAAATGCTAAGTGAAAGACTAGATGATAGAAGGTGGGATCATGGCAGCGTTCGGTGGTTGGAAGCAAAGTGGATTTCATTTGAAAGTGTTGCTTGCGGGAGTATTGTTATCTCATCTTGGTACATATATGGTTGTACCGCTTCTGCCGATTTTTTTAAAGGTGGAGAAGGGGATGACGATTGCTGAAATTGGCATAATATTGGCGATGTCTCCTTTTACCTATCAAGTAAGTAGCTTGTTGAGTGGGTGGTTGGCTGATCGTATTGGTAGGAGAGGCGTGATGGCCGTTGGTGCGTGGCTGAATGGAGCCGCGATTGCTGGCTTTGCCCTTTTTGATACATTTTGGCTGTTGATTAGTATGGGGTTACTCAGCGGGCTAGGGGTTGGATTAAATACGCCGTCCACGAAAGCGACGATTGCCGCTCTGGCTGCGGAGGAGGACAATAAGACGACGGCCTTTTCTTTAAGGGGAGTGGCGGCCAATGTAGGGATCGCCCTTGCTGGTTTGTTAACTTATTTTGTATTGGGTGGAGCTTTTACGCTCATTTTTTATACGGCGGCGGGTCTTTATATGTTATCGGGATTCATCAGTTTGTTTATGCTGCCAAAGGGGTGTGGTGATCAGCCTTGCGAAACCGTTCCGTTAAAAGAGTATTTGGAGGTTTTTAAGAATAAAGCCTTTGTTGTGTTTTCATTGGTGAGTATTTTCATTTGGGCGTTGTATACTCAGTTGGCCTTGAGCTTGCCTTTACGAGCGGAGGATATTTTGCCTGAGCCGAGTGTGGTTAGCTTGATCTGGACAGTGAATGCAGTCATTGTCGTTGTACTGCAAACACCGATGTCTAGGTGGTTTATTGAAAAAACTCATCCGATGTATGTTTTGGCTGTAGGCGTCTTATTTATCGGGGCAGGGCTTGGGTCGATTTATTTCTCGACGAATTTCTATTGGCTATTAGGAAGCGGAGCCATTTTTATTATTGGTGAGATGTTGATTTTGCCTACGATGGATGCGACCGTATCACGACTTGGAACAGCAAAACTGATTGGTGTATTTTTCGGAATCACGAATTTTGTTTCCGGAGTGGGGGAAGGAATTGGGAAATTCGCAGGTGGCCAGCTGCTTCGTTTAGGCACGACTTCATCGATCCCATGGTTGACGTTTGCTATTGCTGGCGTCGTTATCAGCAGTTTATTAGTTGCTTTGCGTTTTTGGCCACCGTTACAATTTTCCATGCTTAGAAAGGAGAAAGAGAGGAGAAAAACAACAGCTGCTTCCTTTTGGCATGGGATATTTGGAAAAAGAAGTCCTGTCAAATAATATCCAGCTTCCTTTTTAAGGAATGCTGGGTTTTTTCTTTGAATAGGATAAGTAATAATGTGTGGAAAAGGGGGATCACATGATTGTAGTGTCGGGAATGCCCTTTCAGCAAATGAACATTTGGCCAGCTGGGAGTATTGAACATAGGATTATTCAGGAGATGAATAAAGCTTCGGTTGTGTATTCTTATCCATCTATAGATGATTTATCATTTGAAGTGAATATGCGAAAAAGCATTATTCAAAGTGCTAGAGCTTTAAATAATAGTAAAGCACGGTTTGCTGTATTTGCAAGGTCCCGTGCAAACCCACAGTATTGGTATGTCACCCATTTTGGAGGATTTCAACAAAGGCAAGATGTGAGGCCATCGGATGCGATTTTAGATATTTATAACAATAGTTCGCAATATGCGTTTGAATGTGCAACAGCAAAACTGATTGTGTATTATCATGCGGTGCTTAAAGTGATTGGGGAAGCGGCGTTCAATCAATGGTTTCAATCGATTCATTTATATAGCTGGCATGCCGACCCTGATCTTGGATTAAAGGCTAGGGACTTGGAGCATTTTTTGCCTGGAGATGTCGTATATTTTAAAAATCCGGAGTTTGATCCGAATAAGTCTCAGTGGAGAGGAGAAAATGCCGTTGTTCTTGAAGATGGTACGTATTATGGGCATGGAATTGGCATCGGCACGGCTGAACACATCATTGCTGAATTAAATAAACAGAGAAGGCCAGGGGCTAGCCAGTCAGCTTATTTGACTAAATTGGTGGTAAGACCGTCTTTCAACCATCTTGCGAACATATTGTTTATGAATATGAGGGTGAAATATCAAAACGTGATCATTCAGCATAACAAAGCGTCCATTTCTTATGATGATTATGCGTTATTACATGTTGCTTATCAGAAATGGAAAAGTTATGTGAATCGGTGAGGAGTTTATTAGAGTAACACCCTTGACATTCGCCTATTATTCCGTTACGCTAGTAATAGATGTTCAATATTCCTTATAAGGGGAGTAGCTTTTACAGCAAAGTCGTCATTACGGAGCACATAGCTCTCGGCTTTGTTGGCAACGAATGATGTTGTTAGCAAGACCTTACCTAGAAAATGGTAGAGGTCTTTTATGCGTTTATGGCCTATACCTAACTGGGTATAGGCTCTTTTTATTGGGAAAGAGGAGGTTCGGTGTATAGAGAAAACATAGATGATGTTAGAAAAATGATAATAAAAAATGGAGGGTTTTTTAAATGATTAAAAAAATAATGGCATCTTTATTAGTGTTAAGCTTATGTTTCGTACCAGTTGCTCATATGTTGGATCAAAATGCAAACGTAGCGAGTGCAAAGAAATATAACTCAGGGAAAAAATCGTATAACTCAAATTCAACAAATAGCAACAGTCCTTCTACGTTTAAAAAAGAAAATGATAAAAAAGATTCCATGACGACTGCAAAAAAATCAACAGCGACTAAGTCGAATAAGGGCGGTTTTTTAAAAGGGATGATGCTCGGTGGTTTAGCCGGTTTACTATTTGGTAGTTTACTTGGAAATCTTGGCGTTTTAGGTTCGATCCTTGGCTTTATGATTAATACGCTGGCGATCGTAGCAATTGTGATGATTGTTCGCAAAATCTTCACTTCTTTGAAAAAGAAACGCAAGGATGATCAAGCATGGGAAAGATAAAAATTTCTGAGCAAGATGTTGTCAATGCCCTTTGTTTACATCTTGCGAATCAAAAGCGAATTTCTCCTGAAGAAGTCGACATCGAGCTAATGTACGATGATGAATATGGCTTCTCAGCTGAAGCTCACTGGTCAGGGCGGAAACAAATTTTAGCGACGGTGCATATGATTGAGGCCCTTCGCTTTTGGCTCGATACGCAAATGAACATGGACCCATTTGCTGCGGGGATTGAATTGGTTCTTGATGATGATGAAGGAATTATCGCCTTTGTGAGGTAAGGATAAAGGAGAAGGATTCAGCGTGTAGAGACGTTGAATCCTTTTTTGGTGTAAGGGGTTAGTGGCAATCGCACCGATTTATATCAATTATTAGGTATAATTTTAAATATTGGGTGTTTGAGATTTAAGAGGAGGAAACAAAGATGAAAAGTATTGCTGTATTTTGTGGATCAAGAATGGGAGCTTCTGAGAGTTATAGAGAAGGAGCAATTGCATTAGGAAAGGAATTGGCAAACAGGGGAATCGCTTTAGTGTATGGTGGAGCCAGTGTTGGTACGATGGGAGTGATTGCCGATACGGTGTTAGCGGAAGGAGGTCGGGTGATTGGTGTCATCCCGGAAGTGTTGATGAATCGAGAAATCGCTCATCCGAATTTGACCGAGCTGATTGTGGTTTCCTCTATGCATGAAAGAAAGGCAAAAATGGCGGAGTTGGCTGATGGTTTTATTTCCATGCCAGGTGGGGCTGGAACGTTGGAGGAGTTTTTTGAAATTTACACATGGGCACAAATAGGCATTCATCAAAAGCCTAATGGATTATTAAATATAAATCACTTTTATGACCCGCTGTTGGCAATGTTTGATCATATGGTGAAAGAAGAATTTGTCCAAGCAAAGCATCGTTCCATGTTGTTAGTGAATGCTGATCCGAAAGTTTTGTTGGATCAATTTCAAATGTATGAAGCGTCTTCTGTGAAGACATTTTGATACAAACATTACTTTTATTACTGAATTAATTCTCGGAGATTAAAAGAACAATAAGGAGGTGTAAGTCTTACTTTAGTAAGACTATCTATTGACCACCATTAATTTAATTATATTTGTCATACTAATCGCTCTAACTGCATTTTTTGTAGCAACAGAATTTGCGATGGTAAAAGTAAGAGCGTCCAAAATTGATCAGCTTATACTAGAAGGGAAAAAAGGAGCAGTTTCTGCTAAAAAAGTAGTCAGCCACTTAGATGAATATTTATCAGCCTGCCAACTGGGGATAACTGTTACAGCGCTAGGTATTGGATGGGTTGGGGAATCCACATTTGAAGTTATATTACATCCAATATTTAGTTATTTTCATGTCGATGAATCACTATCGCATGTATTAATATTAGTTATTGCCTTTATTCTCTCAACATTTTTACATGTTGTAGTTGGGGAACTTGCTCCTAAAACACTGGCTATTCAAAAAGCAGAAGCTATTACCCTTCTGACTGCAAAGCCAATCATATGGTTTTACCGCATTTTGTACCCATTTATTTGGCTCTTAAATGGTTCTGCTCGTGTATTAGTTGGCCTGTTTGGTTTGAAACCTGCTTCAGAACATGAAGCGGCTCATTCTGAAGAAGAGTTGCGAATATTATTATCTGAAAGTTACAAGAGCGGAGAAATTAACAAGAGTGAGTTAAAGTACATGAATAATATCTTTGAATTTGATGACAGAATTGCGAAAGAGATCATGGTACCTCGCACCGAAATTGTGACGCTTTCACTTGACGATACCTATGATGATGTGCTCAATATCATTAAAACTGAAAAATATACACGATATCCAGTTGTAGATGGTGACAAAGATAAGGTTCGTGGCTTTATCAATGTTAAAGAATTCTTAACGGCTCAACTTACTACAGACCAAAGTATAGACGAAAGCTTTAAATTAGAGGCATTCATAAATCCAGTTATTCATGTAATCGAAACTGTTCCAATCCATGACTTATTGGTAAAAATGCAAAAAGAACGTATCCACATTGCTATCTTAATGGATGAATACGGGGGAACCTCTGGCCTAGTAACGGTTGAAGATATTCTTGAGGAAATTGTTGGAGAAATTAGAGATGAATTTGATGAAGATGAAGTACCGGATATTCGAAAGTTAAACGAAAATCACTTTATTTTAGATTCTAAATTGCTCGTTGAGGATGTTAACAACTTATTAGGAACGGATTTATCTCATGAGGAAGTAGATACAATAGGTGGTTGGTTCTTAACTCAAAACATCGATGCAGAGATAGGATCAGAGATAGAAGCTGAGGGATATGTATTTAAAATACACAAAAAAGATGGGCACCACATTCATTATTTAGAAGTACAAAAAATATAAACCGATTCACACAATTGTTATCCATTACATTAACTAAGAGCATGTTTTGATCAGTTTTTTCAAATCATGCTCTTTTTGTAATTGAACAATAAAGTCTTTTTAAAACAAATAAAGATTGTAGAAGGGCTGAGATACGCTCTATTTATTACATGACACAATATGAATATCCATCCCATGGGAATGCCTCATAATATGGTCGACGATCGAGCCTTTGATGATTTCTTCCCAGCGGCTTCTGGCGGATTGTCCGAGGATTAGTTGGGTGACGTTATGTTTGCTTGCTACATCTGTAATGGCTGTGGCAATTTTTCTTTTATTGATCGGCTCAACAATGAAGTGGGCGTTAAATTGGGTGGCGAGTTTTTTCCATTCTTTTATCTTTTTTCTTTCGTCAGGTTTGCGGTTCATGGAGGCTTCACGTGAGATATGGAGAATAATCAGCTTCGTTTTTAAGCGGCTAGCAATTCTCCATCCGCGGCGAATTAGCTTTTCTGCACTTTGATTATTTTGGACGCACACCATAATGACTTCATTGATGCCAGTGGGGACATGATTGTGCTCTAGGCGATCGTCGACATCATCGGCTAGTTCACGGAGAGATAATTCTCTTAGGGCCCCTAGATTACTTTTTGTGAAAAAATGATTGAGTGACTGTTCGATTTTGCTAGAATGATAAATTTTTCCCTCTTTTAATCTTTTAATAAGTAGTTCGGGGGAGACATCGACGAGGATCATTTCGTCTGCTTGATGGAGGAAGCGGTCAGGTATACGCTCTCTTACTTTTACACCTGTGATCTGTTGGACGATGTCATGGACGCTTTCTAAATGTTGAATATTAACAGCCGAAATGACATGGATGCCTTGGTGTAAAATTTCTTCTACGTCCATAAATCTTTTTTCGTTTGGGGAGGTAGGGACGTTGGAATGGGCGAGCTCATCAATGAGAACCACTTCAGGTGCTCTTTCGATAATCGCATCTTTGTCCATTTCCTCCAGTACTTTTCCTTTATAATCAATCGTTTTCTTTGGAATGATTTCTAAGTCGATGACTAATTGTTCTGTCTCTTTCCTCTGGTGGGTTTCGACCAAGCCGATCACGACATCTATTCCTTCTCTCTTTAATTCATGGGCTTCTTCAAGCATCCGATATGTTTTCCCAACCCCTGGTGCCGAACCAATATACACCTTCAACTTGCCACGCTTTAATCGCTCAATTTCTGCCAAAATTTCCTCGGGTGTTTTTCTTCGATACTTACGATTCAAACTAAATCCCCCTTTGAAAAAATCTGCCCCCAACATATGCAGTGGGGGCAGACCCAGTTTTATTTTGTTAGTTCCTGTATTTTGATATTTAGTTTTAATACGTTGACTCGCGGTTCTCCGAAAAGTTGGAGGCTACGTGGTTCAGTAGTTTCTTTAATCACTTTGTTTAATGTGTTTTGGTCGATGCCTGTTTCTTTGCTGACGCGGTCGACTTGGAATTTAGCTGCGGCTACTGAGATGTGCGGGTCGAGTCCAGAGCCAGAGTTTGTGATTAAGTCGACAGGGATATCCTTCAAGTCGATATCAGGATATTCTTTTTGGATGTCTTCGATCGATTGTTCCACTCGTTCTAGCATTTCAGGATTCGATGGTGCATAGTTGTTTGAGCCTGAAGCTGAGGCGTCGTGTTCTATAGAAGAAACTCGCCCATGAAAATAGCCTGGTTCGTCAAAATTTTGACTGATTAGCTCGGAACCGACGATTTGCCCTTTCT
Proteins encoded in this region:
- a CDS encoding short-chain fatty acid transporter; translated protein: MKVLISLSNKLMQRYLPDPFLFVIILTFFVAGLSLIVTDSTPVQVVKYWGEGFWGLLAFAMQMVLVLVTGHTLASSPVFKKALRNLASIPKSPGKAIVLVSIISILASLINWGFGLVIGALFAKELAKKVDGVDYRLLIASAYGGFVVWHGGLSGSVPLTIATPGHFTENIIGVVPTSETIFSTYNLVIIAALFVTIPIINRLMMPSKDQTVSIDRSLLEETDSLQAATMEAAELTPADKLENSRVISIVTGILGLSFLVLYIKENGWNLNLDIVNFIFLFLGILLHGTPKRFLEAVGNAVKGASGIIIQFPFYAGLMGIMVSTGLATVLSEAFVSISTENTFHVLVFWSAGLVNFFVPSGGGQWAVQAPVMLEAAQNLDVSMSKTAMAVAWGDAWTNLIQPFWALPALAIAGLKAKDIMGFCLIILFVSGVVISLGFFFF
- a CDS encoding MFS transporter; protein product: MAAFGGWKQSGFHLKVLLAGVLLSHLGTYMVVPLLPIFLKVEKGMTIAEIGIILAMSPFTYQVSSLLSGWLADRIGRRGVMAVGAWLNGAAIAGFALFDTFWLLISMGLLSGLGVGLNTPSTKATIAALAAEEDNKTTAFSLRGVAANVGIALAGLLTYFVLGGAFTLIFYTAAGLYMLSGFISLFMLPKGCGDQPCETVPLKEYLEVFKNKAFVVFSLVSIFIWALYTQLALSLPLRAEDILPEPSVVSLIWTVNAVIVVVLQTPMSRWFIEKTHPMYVLAVGVLFIGAGLGSIYFSTNFYWLLGSGAIFIIGEMLILPTMDATVSRLGTAKLIGVFFGITNFVSGVGEGIGKFAGGQLLRLGTTSSIPWLTFAIAGVVISSLLVALRFWPPLQFSMLRKEKERRKTTAASFWHGIFGKRSPVK
- a CDS encoding protein-glutamine gamma-glutamyltransferase, producing MIVVSGMPFQQMNIWPAGSIEHRIIQEMNKASVVYSYPSIDDLSFEVNMRKSIIQSARALNNSKARFAVFARSRANPQYWYVTHFGGFQQRQDVRPSDAILDIYNNSSQYAFECATAKLIVYYHAVLKVIGEAAFNQWFQSIHLYSWHADPDLGLKARDLEHFLPGDVVYFKNPEFDPNKSQWRGENAVVLEDGTYYGHGIGIGTAEHIIAELNKQRRPGASQSAYLTKLVVRPSFNHLANILFMNMRVKYQNVIIQHNKASISYDDYALLHVAYQKWKSYVNR
- a CDS encoding YxcD family protein; amino-acid sequence: MGKIKISEQDVVNALCLHLANQKRISPEEVDIELMYDDEYGFSAEAHWSGRKQILATVHMIEALRFWLDTQMNMDPFAAGIELVLDDDEGIIAFVR
- a CDS encoding TIGR00730 family Rossman fold protein, which encodes MKSIAVFCGSRMGASESYREGAIALGKELANRGIALVYGGASVGTMGVIADTVLAEGGRVIGVIPEVLMNREIAHPNLTELIVVSSMHERKAKMAELADGFISMPGGAGTLEEFFEIYTWAQIGIHQKPNGLLNINHFYDPLLAMFDHMVKEEFVQAKHRSMLLVNADPKVLLDQFQMYEASSVKTF
- a CDS encoding hemolysin family protein, with product MTTINLIIFVILIALTAFFVATEFAMVKVRASKIDQLILEGKKGAVSAKKVVSHLDEYLSACQLGITVTALGIGWVGESTFEVILHPIFSYFHVDESLSHVLILVIAFILSTFLHVVVGELAPKTLAIQKAEAITLLTAKPIIWFYRILYPFIWLLNGSARVLVGLFGLKPASEHEAAHSEEELRILLSESYKSGEINKSELKYMNNIFEFDDRIAKEIMVPRTEIVTLSLDDTYDDVLNIIKTEKYTRYPVVDGDKDKVRGFINVKEFLTAQLTTDQSIDESFKLEAFINPVIHVIETVPIHDLLVKMQKERIHIAILMDEYGGTSGLVTVEDILEEIVGEIRDEFDEDEVPDIRKLNENHFILDSKLLVEDVNNLLGTDLSHEEVDTIGGWFLTQNIDAEIGSEIEAEGYVFKIHKKDGHHIHYLEVQKI
- the kdpDN gene encoding KdpD-like non-kinase potassium sensor (KdpDN resembles contains the N-terminal sensor region of KdpD but lacks the C-terminal histidine kinase region.); translated protein: MLGADFFKGGFSLNRKYRRKTPEEILAEIERLKRGKLKVYIGSAPGVGKTYRMLEEAHELKREGIDVVIGLVETHQRKETEQLVIDLEIIPKKTIDYKGKVLEEMDKDAIIERAPEVVLIDELAHSNVPTSPNEKRFMDVEEILHQGIHVISAVNIQHLESVHDIVQQITGVKVRERIPDRFLHQADEMILVDVSPELLIKRLKEGKIYHSSKIEQSLNHFFTKSNLGALRELSLRELADDVDDRLEHNHVPTGINEVIMVCVQNNQSAEKLIRRGWRIASRLKTKLIILHISREASMNRKPDERKKIKEWKKLATQFNAHFIVEPINKRKIATAITDVASKHNVTQLILGQSARSRWEEIIKGSIVDHIMRHSHGMDIHIVSCNK
- the kdpC gene encoding potassium-transporting ATPase subunit KdpC, translated to MFKIIRLSLLMIVLCGIAYPLAMTGLGQLLFPAQANGSLIENEKGQIVGSELISQNFDEPGYFHGRVSSIEHDASASGSNNYAPSNPEMLERVEQSIEDIQKEYPDIDLKDIPVDLITNSGSGLDPHISVAAAKFQVDRVSKETGIDQNTLNKVIKETTEPRSLQLFGEPRVNVLKLNIKIQELTK